The Magnetospirillum sp. XM-1 genomic interval TGACTTCGAGATTCTCGACGCCAACGGCGAAGATCTCGAAATGGATCAGGTGCGCGACCGCATCCGCGCCATCTCTCCCGACGCGGTCCTGGTCTCGGCGGTTTCATTGGAATACAGCCGCCAGACCCATACCACCTTCGCCCTGGCGCGCGAGGCCAAGCCCGGAGTGCTGACGGTGGTCGGCGGCCCCTATGCTTCGCTAATGCCCAAGCGGGTGATGCAGGATCCCAACATCACCTATTGCTTCCTGGGCCATGCCGAACACCGCCTGGACGACTTCATGAAGCTGGCCCTGGCGGGTGACGAGGAAGGCATCCGCAAGACCGAGGGCATCGCCTATCGCGACGAGGGTACGGTCCGCGTCGTCCCGCCGCCCTGCAACGTGGTCCAGATCAAGAAGAAGTATGGACTCGATCTTACCCATCCCGATTACAGCGCCTTCGATCTGACCCCCTATCTGGATCAGGAGCATATCGACTTCATGGCCAACGGGCCGGGTAAGACGTTCATGCTGATGTCGTCGCGCGGTTGCCCCCATAACTGTTCATTCTGCGCGAACAAGATTACCCAGGGACGCGGCATCGCCTATTACGACCCTCACCGGATTCTTGAGGACATCGACTATCTGATCGCCCGCTACGACATCAATCACCTGATCTTCATCGATGATTTGTTCCTCTATGACCGTGAAAGGGTGGAAATCATCATTCGCGGCATCGGCGAGCGGCGAAAAAATAACCCGAAGCTGACTTGGCACCACGCCAACGTCTCGGCTTGGCACCTCGATCCGCCGCTGCTGGCGCTGATGCGCGAGACTGGCTGTTCGAAGATCATCATTTCGATCGAGTCGGGATCGCCGCGGGTGCTGAAGGAACTGATCCGCAAGCCCTTCAAGCTCGATATCGTTCCCAAAGTGGTCAAGATGTGTCGCGACGCCGGCATGGATATCGGTGCCAACTTTGTCCTCGGCATGCCGGGTGAGACCTGGGAGGAGATCCGCCAGACCTTCCGCTTCGCCGAGGAAATGGATATCGATCTTTGTCATTTCCATATCGCCACGCCGCAGCCCGGCACCGATCTCTATCACATGGCCAATGACCAGGGCCTGCTGCCGCCGGACTTCTCATTCACGGACGAGCGCTTCTTCGGCTATGGAGAGGGCTTCATCGCCACCGACGAGTTCACCCCGACGGAACTCAAGGTCCTGCGTGCCTATGAGTGGGACCGCATCAACTTCAAGACGCCGGAGAAGTGTGCCAAGGTGGCCGAGATGTACATGCTGTCGCCGGCCGGGCTGGAGGAGCATCGCCGCCAGACCCGCCGCAAGCTGGGCCTGCATCATAACGAGGATGAAACCGGCCGGAACCGCATCCGCGCCTAAGGTGGCCCCGTGATCGTCAGGATTGATCTGCGGGTGACTGACGATCACGGGCACCACGAGTTGCCGGCGGCGGTGGACGCGGTTCTGCGTCACGGCCGCTTGGCGCTCGGGCCCGGGGCGGCCCGCTTCGAATCCCTGTTGGCCGAATGCATCGGCCGCACCCTGGCGGTCAGCATCAAGTCCGGCACCGACGCCCTGGTGCCGGTGCTCGCCGTCATCGGCGAGGATCTACACGCCGCACACCGACAGTCTTGATCTGGGTTGCCAGGCCCCCAACAGCCAGGAGATGCAGATGGGCAATTCGAAGACTCTATGGCTGCGGGAATGTAGTGCATTGCCCGACGACCGTTGTATGTTCGGCCCGCCGCCCTTGGACCTGCGGCGTCACGAGTGCATTCGCGCACGAGCGCGGCGGGTGATTGGGTTTCCTGGAGGAGCCCGCCGGGAAATTATGGATACAATCAAGGATTCCAGATCATGAGTACGACCGAGGTGCGATGCCTGCTGTGTGGCACCGGCGCTGTCGTGGCGCGCGCCGTGCCGCTGCCGATCATCGACGTGTCGATTGCGGTCTCGATTGTCCACGCCGATTGGCGATTGGGCGTCTGCCAGGCCTGCGGCGCCAGCCACCGCCTTCTCAGCGCAACCGAGGCGGCGCGGATCGACGGCAGCTTCAAGAGCGCCGACTACATCGACCGTCGCCAGGTGCCGCAGACCGTTCACGTCAAGGACCGGCCGGCACCGACGGCGCGGCACGTCCTGCAAGCCGAACTGCTGATGGCGCGGATGGCGCCGCATTCCCGGCTGCTGGATTTCGGCTGCCACGACGGTGCTCTTCTCGGCTGCCTGGCTGAACGCCGCGGTGACATGGATCTGGTCGGCTACGACGTCGGCGACCGCCCACCGGCCAGCTATCCGGCGGGCGTGGCGTGGATTGGCGGAGCACGCGATGCAATTCCCGGCCGCTTCGACGCCATCGTTCTGTCCTATTCGCTGCAATACGTGCGTGATCTGGGCGCCCTTGGCGCCTTCTTGCGCGAGCGGCTGCTGCCGGGCGGTTTCGTCCTCATCCAGGTTCCCGACGTGGCGCGCAAGCCGGCGGTGCTGCTATTAGGCAATCAACACCATTTCTTCACCACGCAGGGAATGGCGGCCGTGCTCCATCACATCGGCTTCGCCTATGAACCGCTGGAGCGAGACTGGGCCGCTCGCGACGCCCTCGGTTTCGCCACGCCTGCCGCCGAACCTGGGTCGGCGCTGGCTTCCGGTCCGGTATGCGACGCGGTGTTTGCGGCCCTCGATGAGATCGTCGCCACCGGCGAGGGGCTGGCCAAACTGGCCGGAGGCGGCCGTTACGGCGTGCTGGGGACCACAGTCGAGGCCGCCCTGGCCGGCGACATCCTAGGAGCCGACGCCGCCTATTTCGTCGACGAGAATCCCGGTAAGGCCGGGCAGACGTTCTTTGGGCGTGCTATTATTCACCCGCGGGAGCTGACGGCGGCGGATACGGTCATCCTTCCGTACGGCAAGGCCGGTGATGCCATCGGGCGACGGCTCGCAAGCGAATACAAGGGCAGATTCCTTGTCGTTTGACACCATCGGGCGGCCGCGCCTCGGCGATGGCAGCGGTGGCGAACTGTTCCAGGGCCTCCTCGCCGAGACTTCCTCGATGGCCATCCGCGGCGGCTGATGGTCTCCGGCCACCAGCCTGACATGCCACCGGTCTGCGGATCGCCGGAGGTTGGCTCTGTCGCGGCGGCGGGCTGGATGGATCATCGCGGTCAGGCCATAGCTGGGCCATGAGAGTCTTGACTAATCCCGACCCGCGCAGTATCCAGACCTTGTCCGGAGAACCCGATTGGTTTCCGGCGGGGGAACGCGCTCCCCCTTCCGTGTTCGACGGAGATACCGCTGTGGCGGTGGCGTAATCAGGCCGGTTCACAGCCGTGCCGAACAGCCTCCAATGCCCGTGCCGCACCAGATTTTCACCAAATATGAGCGTCTGCCCGCCGCCCCACCGGTCGCGGCCCTCCCCAGCCGCCTCGCCTAGCTTGAAAGAGGTCTACGCAATGGTTCCTGTGGATCCCCACATGGTAGGCAATGTCAGCCGTTCCGGTCGCTTCCGGCAGATGCTGGCCCAGCCGTCCGCGTCGTTCCTGATGGAAGCCCATAACGGCCTGTCGGCGCGTATCGTCGAACAGGCCGGCTTTGAAGGTATCTGGGCTTCGGGACTGTCCATCGCCACCTCGCTGGGCCTGCGCGACTGCAACGAGGCCTCGTGGACCCAGGTCCTCGATATCGTCGAATACATGGCCGATGCCACATCGATCCCCATCGTGGTTGACGGTGATACCGGTTACGGCAATTTCAATAATGCCCGCATGCTGGTGCGCAAGCTGTGCCAGCGGCATGTGGCCGCGGTGTGCCTGGAAGACAAAATCTTCCCCAAGACCAATTCTTTCATCGGCGAAGAGCAGGAACTGGCCGACGTCGCCGAGTTCTGCGGCAAGATCGCGGCGTGCAAGGACAGCCAGAGCGATCCCAATTTCAGCGTCATCGCCCGTGTCGAGGCCCTGATCGCCGGCAAGGGCGTCAACGAGGCCCTCGACCGGGCCCATGCCTATGCCGAAGCTGGCGCCGACGCCATTCTTATCCACTCGAAGAAGGCCGATCCGGCGGAGATTCTTGAATTCGCCGATCGCTGGCACCACCAGCGTCCTCTGGTGGTAGTGCCCACCATGTATTACAGAACGCCGACCGAGGTGTTCGAGAAGGCCGGCGTGTCGCTGGTCATCTGGGCCAATCACAATATGCGGGCGGCCATCGTCGCCATGCGCGAGACCTGCCGCCATATCGCCACCACCCGCAGCCTGGTCGGCATCGAAGAGAAGTTGCCGACCGTCAAGGATGTGTTCAATCTGATGAATTACGACGAGTTGTTCGAGGCCGAGCGCCGTTACCTGCCGGGGGGCGAACCCGACGACGAACCGGCCGCCGGGCCGCGAAGCTGAGGGAAACGGAATTTTTGGCCTCTATCCCGAAACCAATGATAGTGACCCGATCATGAGTACCAGCGATTTGAATCTGTGGATCATCGGACCGCCGTGTTCGGGCAAGACGACACTGGCGCGGCTGGTGGTGGAGCATTTGCGGGTCCAAGGCCGGGCCGCCATGCTGGTGGACGGCGACGAGGTTCGAGATCTTTTCGACGCCAAGCTGGGTTATGACCGGGTGTCGCGTTCTCGCCAGACCATGCGGGTATTGTCTTTGACCCGCTGGATTCAGCGCCAGGGGGTGATTCCCGTGGTGGCGCTGATCCATCCCTTCGAGGCCGATCGGGTGTTCTGCCGGGCCGAACTCGGCGGCTATGCCGAGGTTTACCTGCGCTGCGACATCAAGGAGCGCATTAACCGCGACGGCAAGAAGCTTTACCTGCCGGCCATCCGGGGCGAGAAGCGCAACGTGGTCGGGGTCGACATTCCCTTCGAGGACCCCGAGCATGCCGAGCTTATCCTCGACAGCGATATTCTCGATCCTGGGCAACTGCTGACCGAGCTGGCGGCCAGGCTGTTGTCGCCCCGGAACTGAAGCAGCCGGTTCAGCTTGCGGTTGCGCCTGTGCCGAACGCATTCCGTCTGGTTCGGCGCGGCATTGGCCCGCGCCCGGCCGCCCTCTTCCCGCTCATTGGCCCAGGTCAGACGCTGATAGCCCTTGCCGCATGCAGGACCGTTCAATCAAGCCGCCGGCGAGCAAAATTTCCCCCTTTTCTGCCAAGGGGGATCGGTCCCTCTCACGGTGGTGATCCGGTTGACAAAATGACGAGCGATGACCTAATGTTCGCGCCGTGAACAAGCTTGGTGCGGAAAGAGCCTGTCGGGGCATGCCTCCCAACGAACAGCAGATCATTCTTGACCTTCTCAGCGAAGTCCATCGGGACAGCCGGGCGACCCAACGTGAGATCGCGACCAATCTGGGAATCGCCCTTGGCCTGGCCAACGGCTACCTGAAGCGTTGCGTCAAGAAGGGCCTGATCAAGGTTTCACAGGCGCCGCCCAACCGCTATCTCTATTATCTCACGCCTGCGGGCTTTTCCGAGAAGGCCCGCCTGACCGGCGACTATCTGGCGCAGTCCTTCGACTTCTTCCGCAATGCCCGCAGCCAGTGCCGTCAGGTCCTAGATGACGCCGCCCAGCGGGGCTGGCGGCGCGTCGCCCTGGTCGGCGCGTCCGAACTGGCCGAGATCATGGCCCTTTGCGCCACCGGTACCAATATCGAACTGGTCGGAGTGATCGACCCGGTGGCCCAGGGCGACCCGCTGCTGGCCGGTTTGCCGGTGTTGCCGTCCCTGGCCGCCGCCAATCGGGTGGATGGAATTGTCATCACCGCGCTGCAGGGGGCCCAGGCGGTCTACGATTCCTATGCGGCGGAACTGGGGCATCAGCGTCTGGCGGCTCCGGCGCTTCTGGGGCTGTCCACGCCCGAAAACGGGGGACGGTGATGGAATCGTGGTTCGTGGTGCATACCCACGCCAATGCTGAGAAAACCGCCGCCAGCCATCTGCAGCGGCAGCATTTCGACATCTACCTGCCGCAATATTCCAAGCGCCGCAGCCATGCCCGCAAGGTGGAGTGGGTGAAGGCGCCGCTGTTTCCCCGCTATCTGTTTCTACGCATGGACCCGGAACTGACGCCATGGTTCAGCATCCGCTCGACCGTCGGAGTGCATTCCCTGGTCTGTCGCGGCGGAATGCCGGTGCCGCTGGGGCAGATGGTTATCGATGAAATCCGCGGCCGCGAGGACGACAGCGGGCTGGTTAGCCTGGGCGAAGCGGCACCCTTCGCCTCGGGTCAGCGCCTGGAGATTGTCGAGGGGCCGCTGGCCGAGCAGTTAGGGCTGTTTCAGGGGCTCGACGACATGAACAGGGTGGTCCTGCTGCTGGATCTGCTTGGCCGGCAGGTCCGGGTGCGGGTGCCGCTGGAGGCCGTGCGCGCCGGGTCGTGACCGGCGGTATGGCACGGACGAATCCGTCGAATCAGCCCGGTGGAAGGTTTTCACCCGGACTGCGGTAGCTTGCCTGGGATATGGCTTTAACAGAGATCGCACGTGCATATCGAATCCACCGCCCTTTCCGACGTGCTGATCCTCGAGCCTCGCCGGTTCCACGATGAACGCGGCACATTTTTCGACGCCCTGAACCCGGAGATCTGCGCCGCCGTGGGCATGGCCAACGCCTTCGTGCAGCACAGCCACTCGATCTCGCGCAAGGGCACGGTGCGCGGCCTGCACATCCAGCTCCCCCGGACTCAGGGCAAGCTGGTGCGGGTGGTGGGCGGTTCCGTCTTTGACGTGGTGGCCGATGTGCGCCCGCAATCTCCCACCTTCGGCCGCCATATTCACGTGGTGCTGTCCGCCGGGAACCGTCGCATGCTGTGGATCGGCCGTGGTCTCGCCCACGGCTTCATGGCGCTGGAAGACAACAGCGAGATGATTTATGCCCTGGACGACGTCTACGATCCTGGCGGGCAATGGACTATCCGCTGGAATGACCCGGATCTGGCCATTGCTTGGCCGGATCTGGAGCCGAATTTGTCGCCCAAGGACGAAGCCGGTCTGACCCTGGCGGCGTTCAGGGCTGCTGCCATCGACGGCCGTCCGGCCGGCACCGGGGACCTATCTGGAAGGACCAACGCTAAGTGACCCAATGCCGCATTTGCAATGCGCCTATCAAGGCCTTCATGACCTTTGGCCGCATGCCCATCGCCAACGGCTTCCTGACCCCGGATCAGTTCGCCCAGGAGCACTTCTTCGAGCTGGCGCCCGCCTTCTGCCCCGAGTGCGGCATGCTGCAGATCGTCGAGCAGCCGGCCCCCGAGATGATGTTCCACGAGAACTACGCCTTCTTCTCGGGGACCTCGCGCTACATGCAGCTGCATTTCCAGCGTATGGCCGAGCAGGTGATGGCGACGATCCTGGCGGGCCGCTCCGACCCCTTCGTGGTCGAGCTCGGCAGCAATGACGGCATCATGCTCAGGAACTTTGCCGCCAAGGGCATCCGCCATCTGGGCTGCGAGCCGTCCGAGAACGTGGCCGCGGCGGCGCGCGCCCAGGGAGTCAACACCCTGTGCGCCTTCTTCGGGCGCGACACCGCCTTGAAGATCCGGGCCGAGCACGGCCCCGCCGACGTGATCCAGGCCGCCAATGTCATGTGCCATATTCCCGACCTGCATGGCGTGGCCAAGGGCGTGGAGGCACTGCTCAAGCCCGACGGCGTGCTGATCTTCGAAGATCCCTATCTGGGTGACGTCATCGAAAAGACGTCCTACGACCAGATCTACGACGAACACGTCTTCGTCTTCTCGGCCATCTCGGTCAAGAACGCCTTCGCCCGCCACGGCCTGGATCTGGTCAACGTGGAGCCCCAGGTCACCCATGGCGGCTCCATGCGCTATACCCTGGCCCCGGTGGGCTCACGCCCCGTGGCCCCCGCGGTCGAGGCCCTGCTGGCCAAGGAAGCGGCGCAAGGCTTGGACAAGGCCGCCACCTACGAACGGTTCCGCGCCAACTGCGAGACCTCCAAGCGCGAACTGGTCGCCCTGCTGACCCGTCTCAAGGACGAAGGCAAGCGGGTGGTCGGCTACGGCGCCACGTCGAAGAGCACCACCGTTCTCAATTATACCGGGATCGGTCCCGACCTGATCGAGTTCATCTCCGACACCACGCCCATCAAGCAGGGCAAGCTGACGCCCGGCATGCACATCCCGGTGAAGCCCTACGGGGACTTTACCGCCCGCTATCCCGACTACGCCTTGCTGTTCGCCTGGAACCACAAGGCGGAGATCCTGGAGAAGGAAGACGCCTTCAAGGCGGCCGGGGGGCAGTGGATCGTCTATGTCCCCTCCGTCGGAGTGGTGGCGTGATCCTGTTCTCCAATCCCGGTGCCCAGGTCCAGGCGCATCGGGCCGAAATCGATCAGGCCATCGCCCGTGTTCTCGATAGCGGCTGGTACGTGCTGGGTCGGGAGGTGGATGCCTTCGAGCGGGAATTCGCCGAATATCTGGGGACGACCCATGCTGTGGGCGTCAATTCCGGCACCGACGCCCTGGCTCTGGCCCTCCGCGCCTTGGGGATCGGTCCCGGCGATCAGGTGGCCGCGCCGTCCCATACGGCGGTGGCCACCATCGCCGCCATCGAGATGGCCGGTGCCGAGCCCCTGCTGATCGACATCGATCCGGTCCACTACACCATGGATCCCGTGGCGCTGGAGGCGGCCGTCACGCCCCGGACCAGGGCCGTTGTGGCCGTGCATCTCTATGGTCAGGCCGCCGACATGGATGCCATTCTCGGCATCGCCCGGCGCCACGGCCTCAAGGTCGTCGAGGATTGCGCCCAGGCCACCGGGGGCCGTTACAAGGGCCGGCGGGTGGGCACCTTGGGCGATGTGGGCTGCTTCAGCTTCTACCCCACCAAGAATCTGGGTGCGGTCGGTGACGGCGGCGCGGTGGTGACCGGCTCGGACGCCTTGGCTCAGAGCCTGCGATCCTTGCGCGAATACGGCTGGCGCGGCGACCGGGTCAGCCATGTGGCCGGCGTCAATTCCCGCCTGGACGAGATTCAGGCCGCCATCCTGCGGGCCAAACTGCCTTATCTGGACGCCGATAACGACCGCCGCCGGGCCATTGCCGACCGGTATGGAGCGGCCTTGGAAGGCCTGCTGGCGAGGCCGGCTCAGCGCCCTGACTGCCACCATGTTTTTCATCTCTACGTGGTGCGGACACCCGGCCGGGACGCCCGGATAGCGGCTTTGCGAGACGAGCAGGTGGGGGCCGCCGTCCACTATCTCCTCGCCGCGCATCAGCAGCCGGCCTATCTTTCGCGTCTGGCGGGCGCCGACAGGCTGCTGGAGACCGAGCGGGCGGTGTCCGAGATCATGACCTTGCCCATCTATCCCGAACTAAGCGATGCCCAGGTGGATACGGTCATCGATGCGGTCAGGAAGACCGCCCGTGTCTGAATTCTTCATCTGGGAAGGCGTCTACGACCACTACGACGATGTGGAAAAGAGCGGCGGCGGCTTCGATACGGATTTCTGGCGGGACCGCAACCGGGCCAGGATCGTTGCCGAGCTGGACACTCTCCGCAACTCCGGCCAACTCCCCGAAAGCGCCAAGTGCCGCGATTACGTGCTGCCCGTGGTCATCGCCATGGCGGCGGCGGGCCGCGAGCGTTTTCGAATCCTGGATTTCGGCGGCGGGCTGGGGAACGGCTTCGTTCCCGCGCTGTGCGACGTGGTGTCTCCCGAGCGCCTTGACTACGTCATCGTCGACAATGACCGTCTGTGCGATGCCGGGCGCTATCTGTTTCCCGAGGCCCCTGCTCCGATATTCCGGCCCGACCTGCCACCTGATCAGGAAAGGTTCGACCTGCTCCATCTCGGCAGCGTCCTGCCCTATATCAGCGATTGGCGGGGTTTGCTGACCCGTTTGTGCGGGTACCGGCCACGCCATGTGCTGCTTTCCGATCTGCTGGCCGGCGATTTCCCCGCCTTCGCCACGGCCCAGAACTGTTTCGGCGACAAGATTCCCCACTGGTTTCTCAATCTGGGCGATGTCATCGGCCAGGTTGAATCCCAGGGCTTCCGGCTGATCTTCAAGGCGCCGTTCGTCGGTACCTTCCTGGGCAAGCAGGGCCCGCTGCCCATGGACAATTTCCCGCCCGAGTACCGTCTGCAGCACGCCTGCCATCTGTTGTTCGAAAAGCTATGACCCTCTGGCAGGACAGGACCGTTCTCGTTACCGGCGCCGGCGGATATATCGGATCGGCTCTGGCCGCCGCGCTGGTCTCGGCCGGAGCCCAGGTCATCCGCCTGAGCCGTCGGGAACTGGCCCCCATGAGGGGCGCCCGGGACGTGATCGGCGACCCCCGCCGGACGGAGACCTGGAGCGGATCCGTGGTCGAGGCGGAGACCGTCTTTCATCTGGCGGGCGAGACCAGCACCTATGCCGCCCTGGCCGATCCGCCGGCCAGCCTGGAGGCGAATGTGCTGCCGCTGGCCCATCTGGCCCAGGCCTTTCGCAAGGCCGGCCGGGTTCCCGTGGTGGTGGCCGCCAGCAGTTGCACCGTTTTTGGAATCCAGGACCGTCTTCCCGTTTCCGACGGCGCTTCCGTTCATCCCCTTTCCCACTACGATGCCCATAAGCTGATGGCCGAGATGCAACTGGCCCAGGACCAGCGCGAGGGGTTCGTCAAGGGCTGCGCGTTACGCCTTGCCAATGTTTATGGCCTGGGACCGACGGGCCAGGGTGCGGTTGATCGCGGCATTCTGGACCGCATGGTGCGCAAGGCCCTGGCCGGCGAGCCCATCACTCTGTACGGCGACGGAGCGCCCTTGCGCGACTATGTCCACCTGGACGACGTGGTGGCGGCGTTCATGGCCGCCGCCCTTTCCCCGGCCTGCTGGACCGGCCAGCCCATGATGGTCGCCAGTGGTCGAGGCTACAGCCTGGCTGAGGCCTTTGGCTTGGCGGCCCGCCGGGTGTCGCTGGCCGTGGGCCGCGAGCCGGTACCGCTGGTCTCGGTCCCCTGGCCGGCTTCGGCCCATGCCATCGAGTTTCGAGATTTCGTGGGATCGCCGGATCGCCTGCGGACTCTCGCCGGCTGGGGCGCCGCCACGGAGCTGGTGGATGGCATCGACCGGACGATCCAGGCGCTGACGAGGATGCAATGAGCGGACCTATTTCGACGTCCACCCTTCATGTTTCCAGGACCCAGGTGATCAGCGATGATTCCGGCGTCCTGATGGTGGCGGAAGGCGGACGCCACGTTCCCTTCCCCATCAGGCGGACCTTTGTGGTGGCCGGTGTGGCGCCCGGTGTGAAGCGTGGCCATCATGCCCACAGGGAATGCCATCAATTGCTGATCTGTCTCGGTGGACGGATATCGGTGTCGGTTTCCGATGGTGGGGCCCCGCGGATCTTTACGCTGGAGCGGCTCGGCGACTGTCTGCATATTCCGCCTGGTCTCTGGGCGGAGCAGGTTTACGAGGAACCGGGGACGATCCTGATGGTTCTTTGCGACCAGCCCTATGACGAAGGCGATTACCTTCGCGAATTCGACCAGTTTCTGGCTTGGCGCGCAGCCTTGCCCAAGGAGGCGTGAGACGCATGAAGATCGTGGTTGCCGGCGCGCTGGGCCATATCGGCTCGGGCCTCATTCGAGGCCTTTCCAGCCATTTTCCCGGTCTTGACGTGGTCATGATCGATAATCTCTCCACCCAGCGCTATGCCTCGCTGTTCGACTTGCCGGCTTCGGGACGGTACCGCTTTGTCGAAGGCGACGTCACCACCATGGACCTGGCGCCGCTGATCACTGGCGCCGACGCAGTGGTGCAACTGGCGGCCATGACCGATGCGGCGGGCAGTTTCGACCGCAAGGACGAATTGGAA includes:
- a CDS encoding FdtA/QdtA family cupin domain-containing protein; this encodes MSGPISTSTLHVSRTQVISDDSGVLMVAEGGRHVPFPIRRTFVVAGVAPGVKRGHHAHRECHQLLICLGGRISVSVSDGGAPRIFTLERLGDCLHIPPGLWAEQVYEEPGTILMVLCDQPYDEGDYLREFDQFLAWRAALPKEA